In the genome of Carassius carassius chromosome 12, fCarCar2.1, whole genome shotgun sequence, the window acaagaactactacaactgacttcagacacagtcttagataaaatcaactgaaataaaatacattaaatctctcaagatctgattaaacaaccccacaaacagcatcaccagctccacttattaataaccagactgactttatttctgtcagacgtctacagaagatcttattgagaatgaactaaggtttagatgttgatttattgtttcatttgaagtaaccatgttagagatctgtgtttgctttagttgggctcttgacccttgacttctgtctttgtgttttctctggctgttataaccatgtgtttctaaaacacatttgttgtaactcaagagcccagaagaaatgccatcaggtgttaacctgtagctaggtgtaggttgttatactttacaTTGGTGATGATTATAATCAATTATTGAACAgtacggagtctaatctctgacAAGTAGGTGTTGTGTAGTTAgtagaagtggttctagtaaaaatgacactaagagccagtggttctgtgataatcggttaatataaaaatgactttctaaacattttgtacacatacatttttctactATGACAGtaattggtcaaacacagacatcaataatcagaatatgaacctctacaatggtgatgaaaaaaacatgctgcaatgcatgctgggtactattgtagtacaaaactcatctatggctcccagcatgctccgcagcatttttttttaatggtcactATTGTTGAGGTTCattttctgattattgatgtctttgtgtgactgtttgacactGTAGAAGACCACACTGTTTGAAAATTCAttcatattaactgattatcacagaacaacTGGCTCtcagaatcacttttactataatccATCTAATAGCACAACACATATTTCATCAGAGGTTAGACTTCATACTATTCTTTAATTGATGATTCTCATCACCAATATAAAAACCTagacctaggtacaggttaacacctgatgatatttcttctggacttctgagttacaacaaatgtgttttagaaacacatggttaCAACAATCAGAGAAaacactaagacagaagtcaagggccAAGAGACTAACTAAAGCAAACattgatctctaacatggttacttcaaatgaaacaataaatcaacatctaagtCAGTCAGTAAGTCAGTAAGtcaaagtcagtctggttattaataagtggagcatgtgatgctgtttgtggggttgtttaatcagatcttgagagatttaatgtattttattttagttgattttatctaagactgtgtctgaagtcagttgtagtagttcttgtgtttctcttttcttcagtgattctgtttaacagcagctgttcatcactaatgctcaatcagcacttagttaatcacttaattacttgaatgcaaagttttaaaacttatatggtttaaatcaaggcaatctgtttactcaaacggtttgagttaagtttacttgtcgggttttacagtgcaatttcttttgtctgttttcttaattGCAGAATATTTATCACGTGCATTCAGTCCTTCGTGCTGTCTTTGCTGTAAACTGGTTGAAAGGGACAGAAGTGAGAGACTTATTTACCCTCATTtgataaaactgttttgaaaaaaaattattttacatttagaaatttctAGAATCTCTGTTTCGGGTTTATTATTAGTGTAAAAACTTTTCCAAAttacttttccaaaataaaaaagtaagtgaaattttcacttatttttcacaagatcttgaagtgttcctgtagctcagtggtagaacattgcATTAGCAAGTGCAAGTttggggggttcgattccccgggaacacatgataggtaaaaattgttagcctgaatgcactgtaagacgctttggataaaagtgtctgctaaatgcattaatttaatataatttaattaacatttactcaataaaatttacttaacttgtttttttatttttacttaacttagttaagtagatttacttaatttccaaatgtgttaaatttacttgaaaaatgcttgtgcaaaaacttgccaaataaaaataaggtaaatttacttattgtttttttcagtgtgcttctattgttctcatttgtaagtcgctttggataaaatgtaaatgtaatgtaaaaaatgtattctgtgtgactggttttccgccctttttatttatttaacaatgcatgcatacatgacgctgttttgtttatagttctttaagcaacttaattaataataattggttcataaacattattataaatattatgttgtttttttcacagtcatgtattataattctttgaataaacgtgcagtaatattttgctcgatgcgctatcatgagactgtctgaatagcggcagaattcacatttctgttgtaaaaagagaaacattgtgcagaagtattatttgctgtagGCTAATGCGTGTGTGTCCTGGCTCAATAGAAACTAAAGGGTGCCCAAGCTGCAGTTGGtctgtgacgcctgttcaaaaaaaaaaaaaaaaaaaaaacctggatgcgctccgagagaaggtcgttaaaatcaatttcctattttcgttttcgaaacttgtgttggttgattcgtgcaatagattttcgaacaaaaagtgacagtcgacacggtcacggtttagACTAGAcgtgagaagggatgggaaaagatctgggcacagtttttccagaatgtcgtgccaagttaaagcggtgtcgagctgttttaatgatttttttttagatgtattatggtgcccgaacccgtatgactttgaacagagaccgggaacatttagtttactgctgccgcagccatcattaccaagcgcgaaccgttgactctgacagtgaatgagagcccagtgtgacatccgttaaccaatggtgtaaacatagatgacgtcacggtttttttttttttattaaagaagatagccttcatttgtatgtaggcctagtcAATTTATAAATTttcaatacttacttaaatataattaatagtattttattgcttttgtattagttgtttgaagggcaagtcggtcggactaaaagcaaaaaaataaaaataaatttagtcggtgctaaattgacagggtcggtcgggttacggcaaacaagaatatttttaaggatggcctcaagaGTGTTGTGTAGAGTTTAGCACAGTTCAGTCTGATTGACGAAATGTAATAAGAATTAAAGTCTGCCTCTTTATATGATTATAGAAACTTACATTTGAGGAATTCCTCACGAGTCTCGGGTTCAGAGGTGGGAATGATGTTGATGTTTCTCactatgaaaataaacatacattttataataaatatagtaaaataaaataattcattgtaattgtaaaaaaaaattatatgcattCTTTTTACATGATATCATATTATGTCAGGAAATGTAAAACTCACCTCTACCAGATAACATTTCTATCTCCTCTCTGAATAAATGCTCCAGTTTCTCTCTCAGATGAGACACATATTTTTCAACATCATTAAAAGAGAGACGAGAACTGATGCTGGGTGAGTTTGTAGATGCAGGAGGAACAgagagagactggaaactctacacagacaacaacaaaaaacacaagaGAAACACCAGACACATAAACATTTGATAGAAACTCAATCTCTGTACAACATACTCTTCCCTTCATGAAGATCTCCTGTTTTTCAGATCTCTGTTACCTGGAAGAAATGGATGTGATTGTCtgtgtgtgaaagctgctccagctcTGCATCTCTCCTCCTCAGATCTTCAATCTCCTTCTCCAGTTGCTCCAGTTGTCCTTCAGCTCGGCTCACTTCAGCcttttcctgatctctgatcagcTGTGTCACCTCAGAGCGGcttctctcaatggagcggatcagttcagtaaagatcctctcactgtcctccactgctgtctgtgcagagcgctgtcaggacacagagagagaagcatcAGAATCAGTCCATTCACTCAGCTCTTCCTGCTACCTCACACAGTCTGTTCCCCACAGTGGACTTCAGTGGGACTGAAAGAGCTCCAGCACTGGCTCCTCACTGACTGACTGGAGGAGAGTCCTTACTGAGTCTGAAACAGCTCTTCAGCAGCCAGCAGCTGTTCTTCTGCTCAAAACTCACCTTGTGAGACTCTACAGCCTCTTTCAGCTCCTCAATATCCTTCTGTTTTTCCTGGATTCTCTCCTGATATTTTCTCTGTGTCTCCTCCAGTTGTCTCTGTATATAGTCAACATACAATTCATTAGTACTTGCAGAGAATGTCGCAAAGAACAGttaaaaaaacagcaaataaGTGGAGAAACTACATTTTCTGTAACTAGTTATAACTGTTTTAAAATGATCTTCCATTTTGCACCTATTATGTGATTATGAAGAGACATTTATTATTCAGCGTAACTGAGTTCGTACCTGTTTCTCAGTTCTCTCTGCTGTAGCTGATACAGTGTCGTGGTCTTTGTGTACATCTATCATACACATATAACATATACACTGCTGATCAGTACGACAGAAAATCTCCAGCAGTTTATCATGTAGAGGACAGATCATCTCCTGCAGTTGTCCAGTGGCATCAGTCAATTTGTGTCGCTTTCCAGAGTGAAATTCTTCATGACGTTTTAAATGATTTCGACAGTAAGATTCCAGACACACCAGACAGGACTTGATGGCTTTATATCTTCTCCCAGTACAGACGTCACACTCCACATCTCCAGATCCAGAGTAACATTGAGCAGGACGAGCAGCTTGGCGTTTTGTCTTCTTGAGTTTCTCCACTACTTCAGCCAGCATGGTGTTTTTACCTAAAACAGGTCTTGgagtgaaggtctgtctgcactgagggCAGCTGTAGACTCCATTTTGATAATCCTGATCCCAGCAGTCTGTAATACAGCTcatacagtaactgtgtccacagggTATTGTCACTGGATCCTTCAGTAGATCTAGACAGATTGAACAGGTGAACTCATTCTGAGCCAAAGAAACACTGGATTCTGCCATTTTACTGCACGCACTCACAGCTGGAGAGACATTCACAACAGTTCGACAGCAGTTTAGTTTCGATTTCGCTGTACTGAAACATTTCCTGGTTCCGAAACGTGTGCAAAAGTCATAAAACaggaccactagatggcagtcttATACAGAAACTCTCTATAAGAGGTAATGATATGGGGTCAAAATAAAGctgtatatatacaaaaaataaaatataatgaagtattgcaaaagaaaataaagttttgcaaacgaaaattaaagtattgaggaaaataaatgtgctttttgcaaacaaaataaagaactgcaaaagaaaataaagtttttggagaaaaaaatgaagttttgcaaacaaaaataaagaattgcaaaacataaatgaaaccgcacgaaagcaatgattttgcaatacatattttccatggtcatatctatgaatttatttgcaatactgcgtttattttgcgtgtcagtgTAGGTTGAGCTTGCGATACCGTTTTCCCTTTGCGCTTCACTTTACTGCGCGTCTCGATTTgttcatagacagtaaaaaagGGATTTGTtgcactgttttgacgtgggggcggAGCCAAGGGAcaggggcgtgtacaacatgacTCCCTGGAAGTGATgtcatcggcccgagacgcagctcactgatccaggcatagggtgcttctcaatatccctactcgtctcctcgctcctccgtcctccatcctatgacccggaaaccgatcgaacacagccatcttgaaggacatctcaattccctaattgcaccacgaggagacgaggatcgaggagggaggaggcttcatgaggagagatgagcgaggatacacaggtgtatcctatgcggaagtattttatcgacttaacgtgacgcacgtataaattctcctcccccttcacatctgttgtaacaatttttatttatattttaccttttcacttcaaataaaccatgcatgtcatatatttcaaacagggcatcttgctttattaatatttattatgaatgtcttaattaataaactttaacaacataagggcagatccctttaattacagctgatgacactttgaagtaacgctgaagggagcgaggataaatcatttcacttgattcaagtcctccatcctcacgtcttttccttgcgtccttccctcgcatcctgaaagggtggagctaagacacgaggaaaggaagcgaggaaaggaaacgaggatgcacaaatatgaattgagaagcacccatagacatgtatagaaaggctagatggctcaaggcggagtcagctgtgtcgtcacttggcggccatcttaggtcaggagacggcgctgctgctccctgctgctgtggacggaaggtgagtgacatacgccaactaaaatgctcgtaacttgctgaattctttgtttattacaaaccttattaacgtggctatgatttgtgctgatgccgatgtttaaattgtagcttcacgttttgagaaacgcttaacattgcagcgtagctgtgtgtttcatggctgccctctactctaaagtgataccacagtcgacattttcaattattaacaggtttcctgagaccaacaacgtttcttgacaacctaatcttttgtctaaatgtcattttgtggatgtggttgtatttatttgctggctagcagtgaagaggtcgtaagtgagtcaccaagcaattgtaaattggtgggagaggcagggttagtctttcgtttcaacatagctttgagttacacatgatttccaagtggtttggtttcttaaaaacatctttacatttggattactttgttggttttttgtttacagaacttctgattacgcttgtggaaaatgagaggaggagagggagggagctgtattgattatattgtattgatggaaagagttttgtgtccaattgtgtcttaatgttttttttttttttttatattttgtatattttttttgtaagttttttctaattgtgtgcctttggacctaagtaaaaaaacaaaaaacaaagacccatctcttttctctttattttacagaatggcaacttgagacagatttatattatacataaatttacacatgtatttaataatgtaaatattagtaataaactaaattgcactatttcatgtttcatgtaccttataaatattgacatcattactgtgtgtgtgtgtatgggtatacctagtactttacctgtctagtctacttaatatactattttcttaataaactccgtggctataatttttcacaagtatgcagttaaatagccgcatccctgaagtttatgacacaccaagccgtttgaaaatcggttgaaaattgagcaaaatatagttatttcagcactacatgcacaatagactttaatgttataactggacgagcggtcctgtcctaagatggccgcgGTGTGACGtggtcgggtcccattggctctcagcgccggtaagctatctagcctttctatacatgtctatggatcCAGGtactgtcatgatgagcagaggctTGCGAGTGGATCAGTAGCATTAAACACTATTCAGTAGcattaaaacatgcatgttttcgttttatttactttattaacaataatatatgtgtattagcagtgtttgctcaagttaaagaagttgttaccaTCTGGCGTTTATTTCTCTCAGTGTACACACTTTAatagcattaaaatgtatttggatcatttggttaactgcatgTGTATTAACAGTGTTTGTTTAAGATCTCTTAACAT includes:
- the LOC132154597 gene encoding tripartite motif-containing protein 16-like encodes the protein MAESSVSLAQNEFTCSICLDLLKDPVTIPCGHSYCMSCITDCWDQDYQNGVYSCPQCRQTFTPRPVLGKNTMLAEVVEKLKKTKRQAARPAQCYSGSGDVECDVCTGRRYKAIKSCLVCLESYCRNHLKRHEEFHSGKRHKLTDATGQLQEMICPLHDKLLEIFCRTDQQCICYMCMIDVHKDHDTVSATAERTEKQRQLEETQRKYQERIQEKQKDIEELKEAVESHKRSAQTAVEDSERIFTELIRSIERSRSEVTQLIRDQEKAEVSRAEGQLEQLEKEIEDLRRRDAELEQLSHTDNHIHFFQSFQSLSVPPASTNSPSISSRLSFNDVEKYVSHLREKLEHLFREEIEMLSGRVRNINIIPTSEPETREEFLKYSHQLTLDPNTVNKNLVLSEENRVIEYTREEQLYPDHPDRFDGFPQVLCRESVCGRCYWEVEWSGWVGISVSYKRVSRKGWGKECEFGCNGQSWSLYCSDSSWSIWHNNRRTALPVVSSSSRIGVYVDHTAGTLSFYSVSDTMTLIHRVQTTFTQPLYAGFWANKYLKGLMFFFSKATLCDLTI